Proteins encoded within one genomic window of Hahella chejuensis KCTC 2396:
- a CDS encoding TerD family protein, whose translation MTPKTPAPTIPHLSIEEVAIRKKQALYFSSEAVGSSTAPADQAAQLQVEAMCLGFVFSDNALQALAARPEQREEIFLILQKLVGADKVWRPMYPNFPSQVFNASDCELFFNALAHYRTQGQWLPEYIVNERMPVFEKVKLKPIGLDTDDGLLKLFHDLLAANGSLAPVDKACLRTLLEYFDESLLLPRTPDKIPFKETLCQLAADAYALDKRALASIGVSNATDVLRIATHLSGGDISLATNTRFKLSKAQRKWLVGLLEPVVNEADLRRHKGKWKRLFHCLHIGTFASAPKTNVLAARLREDQLQGDNRHVEAALEAGEANILVRLLSRKPGEFARRLDHLLRRFSLDIAKGILEAFLQKVDAVDTRVLVQLLGHFAYRLQARDDGSAHGEMGPARARIFLPKGQIAKAKVLHAAVPEIDAALLHRLQNAIRDELTKRFARLPPLGKVWIDPALRNCPTPLQMRSASEGLKIVPRGARLEMGDKNTLRFFLHWVGHDLDLSASFLTEDLKYHSSIAYYALRGKAAEVGYRAAHSGDIVEAPEPDGACEFIDIDLGSISDPTIRYIGMDVRVYSGPSFPQQQANAGWMMREGVGEGGKVFDATTVEQRIAISASTRTCLAAFFDIKQREVIWLDLMGSSESLHHGNNVVNNASNIEQMLLAALNFRQLSLYELLSLHVQARGVMHAGAAGADTVFGRDMVFQYEQVLAHFLQ comes from the coding sequence ATGACACCCAAAACGCCTGCGCCAACGATTCCCCATCTCTCTATCGAAGAAGTCGCCATCCGTAAAAAACAGGCGTTGTATTTCAGCTCTGAAGCCGTCGGTTCATCCACTGCGCCAGCTGATCAGGCGGCGCAACTGCAGGTGGAAGCTATGTGTCTGGGATTCGTATTCAGCGATAACGCCTTACAGGCTTTGGCCGCCAGGCCAGAGCAGCGTGAAGAGATCTTCCTCATTCTGCAAAAACTGGTAGGGGCGGATAAAGTCTGGCGGCCCATGTATCCCAACTTCCCTTCTCAAGTGTTTAACGCATCGGATTGCGAGCTGTTTTTTAACGCCCTGGCGCATTACCGGACGCAGGGTCAGTGGCTGCCTGAGTATATCGTCAATGAGCGCATGCCGGTGTTTGAAAAGGTGAAGCTCAAACCTATTGGACTGGACACGGATGATGGACTTTTAAAGTTGTTTCATGACCTGTTGGCCGCCAACGGCTCCCTGGCGCCGGTTGATAAAGCCTGTCTTCGCACCTTGTTGGAATATTTCGACGAGTCGCTTTTGCTCCCACGGACGCCTGACAAGATTCCGTTCAAAGAAACCCTGTGCCAACTGGCGGCGGATGCCTATGCACTGGATAAAAGGGCTTTGGCGTCAATCGGCGTCAGCAACGCGACGGACGTGCTGCGCATCGCCACGCACTTGTCCGGGGGAGATATTTCTCTGGCGACCAACACTCGGTTCAAGCTGAGCAAAGCCCAGCGCAAATGGCTGGTTGGGCTGCTGGAGCCAGTCGTTAATGAGGCGGACCTTAGACGACACAAGGGGAAATGGAAACGGCTGTTTCACTGTCTGCATATAGGTACATTCGCCTCGGCGCCTAAGACCAATGTCTTGGCGGCGCGTTTAAGGGAGGACCAGCTGCAGGGGGATAACCGACACGTAGAGGCCGCTCTGGAGGCGGGGGAGGCGAATATACTGGTGCGCTTGCTGAGTCGCAAACCAGGAGAATTCGCACGTAGACTGGATCACTTGCTGAGACGCTTTTCCCTCGATATCGCCAAGGGCATTCTGGAGGCGTTCCTGCAAAAAGTCGACGCAGTGGATACCCGGGTTTTAGTCCAGTTATTAGGACACTTTGCTTATCGCCTGCAAGCGCGCGACGATGGCTCCGCACATGGAGAGATGGGACCTGCGCGGGCGCGGATATTTTTGCCTAAAGGACAAATCGCCAAAGCCAAGGTATTGCATGCCGCCGTCCCTGAAATTGATGCGGCGTTGTTGCACAGGCTTCAGAACGCCATTCGTGACGAACTGACAAAGCGCTTCGCCAGATTGCCGCCCTTAGGCAAAGTCTGGATTGACCCCGCATTGCGGAATTGCCCGACACCACTGCAAATGCGCAGCGCTTCCGAAGGCCTGAAAATAGTTCCCCGCGGCGCCCGGTTGGAGATGGGAGATAAAAATACGCTGCGTTTCTTCCTGCATTGGGTGGGACATGACCTGGACTTGTCCGCCAGCTTTCTGACGGAAGACCTGAAATATCATTCCTCCATCGCCTATTACGCGTTACGCGGCAAGGCTGCCGAGGTCGGATATCGCGCTGCGCACAGCGGGGATATCGTAGAAGCGCCAGAGCCTGACGGCGCCTGCGAATTTATCGATATTGATCTGGGCTCCATCAGTGATCCGACCATTCGTTATATCGGCATGGACGTACGCGTGTACAGCGGTCCCTCCTTTCCCCAGCAACAGGCTAATGCGGGTTGGATGATGCGGGAGGGAGTGGGTGAGGGCGGAAAGGTATTCGACGCCACGACAGTAGAGCAACGCATCGCTATCAGCGCCTCGACGCGCACCTGTCTGGCGGCGTTTTTCGATATCAAGCAACGAGAGGTGATCTGGCTGGACCTGATGGGTTCTTCCGAGAGCCTGCATCACGGTAATAATGTCGTCAATAACGCCAGTAATATCGAGCAGATGCTGCTGGCGGCGCTGAATTTTCGACAGCTATCTCTGTATGAGCTGTTGTCTCTACATGTTCAGGCCCGCGGCGTGATGCATGCTGGCGCCGCAGGCGCTGATACGGTTTTCGGACGGGATATGGTTTTTCAGTATGAGCAGGTCCTGGCGCACTTTCTCCAGTAG